From Blastochloris viridis, one genomic window encodes:
- a CDS encoding O-acetylhomoserine aminocarboxypropyltransferase/cysteine synthase family protein, translating to MTESTHPETLSLHAGWRADPATGAVAVPIYQTTSYQFRDTEHAANLFALAELGNIYTRINNPTNDVLEKRVAALEGGVAALAVASGQAASAFALQNLAKAGDNVVSSTDLYGGTWNLFANTLKDQGIEVRFVDPSDPENFRRATDARTRAYYAETLPNPKLVVFPIAEVAAIGREYGIPLIVDNTAAPILTRPLDHGAAVVVYSSTKYLGGHGTSIGGLIVDGGNFDWAKFPGRQPALNTPDPSYHGAVWTEAVKPLGPIAYIIKARVTLLRDLGAALSPFNAFLTLQGIETLALRIERHSQNATQVANWLAKRPEVVRVIHPSQQSGVERQRADKYLKGGYGGLVGFELAGGRDAGRRFIDALQLFYHVANIGDARSLAIHPATTTHSQLSPEDQHATGVSDGYVRLSIGIEHIDDILADVERGLTAAGTVAKAA from the coding sequence ATGACCGAGAGCACCCACCCCGAAACCCTGTCGCTGCACGCCGGCTGGCGCGCCGATCCCGCCACCGGCGCGGTGGCGGTGCCGATCTACCAAACGACCTCGTACCAATTCCGCGATACCGAGCACGCCGCCAATCTGTTCGCGCTGGCCGAGCTCGGCAACATCTACACCCGCATCAACAACCCCACCAACGACGTGCTGGAGAAGCGCGTCGCCGCGCTCGAAGGCGGCGTCGCCGCGCTGGCGGTGGCGTCGGGGCAGGCAGCCTCTGCGTTCGCGCTACAGAATCTGGCGAAGGCCGGCGATAACGTGGTGTCGTCGACTGATCTCTACGGCGGCACCTGGAACCTGTTCGCCAACACCCTGAAGGACCAGGGCATCGAGGTCCGCTTCGTCGATCCCTCCGACCCGGAGAACTTCCGCCGGGCCACCGACGCCCGCACCCGCGCCTACTACGCCGAGACGCTGCCCAATCCGAAGCTCGTGGTGTTTCCGATCGCCGAGGTCGCCGCGATCGGGCGCGAATACGGCATTCCCTTGATCGTCGACAACACCGCGGCGCCGATCCTGACCCGGCCGCTCGATCATGGCGCCGCGGTCGTGGTCTATTCGTCGACCAAGTATCTCGGCGGCCATGGCACCTCGATCGGCGGACTGATCGTCGACGGCGGCAATTTCGACTGGGCCAAGTTCCCCGGGCGCCAGCCGGCGCTCAACACGCCCGATCCCAGCTACCACGGTGCGGTGTGGACCGAGGCGGTGAAGCCGCTCGGCCCGATCGCCTACATCATCAAGGCGCGCGTCACGCTGCTGCGCGACCTTGGCGCCGCGCTGTCGCCGTTCAACGCCTTCCTCACCCTGCAGGGCATCGAGACCTTGGCGCTGCGCATCGAGCGGCATTCGCAGAACGCCACCCAGGTGGCCAACTGGCTGGCCAAGCGGCCGGAGGTGGTGCGGGTGATCCACCCCTCGCAGCAGAGCGGCGTCGAGCGCCAGCGCGCCGACAAATATCTCAAGGGCGGCTATGGCGGCCTGGTCGGCTTCGAACTCGCCGGCGGCCGCGACGCCGGGCGCCGCTTCATTGATGCGCTGCAGCTGTTCTACCACGTTGCCAATATCGGCGATGCCCGCAGCCTCGCCATCCACCCGGCGACGACCACCCACTCGCAGCTTTCGCCGGAAGACCAGCACGCCACCGGCGTGTCGGACGGCTATGTGCGCCTTTCGATCGGCATCGAGCACATCGACGACATCCTGGCCGATGTCGAACGCGGCCTCACCGCCGCCGGCACGGTTGCGAAGGCGGCCTGA
- a CDS encoding NapC/NirT family cytochrome c, which yields MLDAILKTIRNPRFKFAAGWLAGGAALGAVALLTVDKVVESTNTLEFCSSCHEMRHSVLPEYQTTVHYANAFGVRATCADCHVPRAWPAKMLHKIGSINEIYHWALGTIDTPEKFEAHRAELAARVWAEMKTNDSAECRHCHTVEAMDRARQNPVAREVHPAALKAGSTCIDCHKGIAHKLPDAKKVAAIPTAAAPAATPAQPPQAQPTPPTQQAATALPAPTPATTQAPPKTPHPAVTDSAACLTCHKGVTDQPIRPGQSPDPTKKHPVGIRDGVNCVICHKTPGQMPGQ from the coding sequence ATGTTGGACGCCATTTTGAAGACAATTCGCAACCCGCGGTTCAAATTCGCGGCTGGGTGGCTGGCCGGCGGCGCCGCGCTCGGCGCCGTGGCGCTGCTCACCGTCGACAAGGTGGTGGAGTCCACCAACACGCTGGAGTTCTGCAGCTCCTGCCACGAGATGCGCCACTCGGTGCTGCCGGAGTACCAGACCACCGTCCACTACGCCAATGCGTTCGGGGTGCGGGCGACCTGCGCCGACTGCCACGTGCCGCGGGCCTGGCCGGCCAAGATGCTGCACAAGATCGGCTCGATCAACGAGATCTATCATTGGGCGCTCGGCACCATCGACACGCCCGAGAAGTTCGAGGCGCACCGCGCCGAGCTCGCCGCCCGGGTGTGGGCGGAGATGAAGACCAACGATTCGGCCGAGTGCCGCCATTGCCACACCGTCGAGGCAATGGATCGTGCCCGCCAGAACCCGGTGGCGCGCGAGGTGCACCCGGCGGCGCTCAAGGCCGGCTCGACCTGCATCGACTGCCACAAGGGCATCGCCCACAAGCTGCCGGACGCCAAGAAGGTGGCGGCGATCCCGACGGCCGCCGCCCCGGCCGCGACCCCGGCTCAACCGCCGCAGGCACAGCCGACACCGCCGACCCAGCAGGCCGCCACCGCCCTGCCGGCGCCGACGCCTGCGACCACCCAGGCCCCCCCCAAGACGCCGCACCCGGCGGTGACCGACTCGGCGGCGTGCCTGACCTGCCACAAGGGCGTCACCGACCAGCCGATCCGGCCCGGCCAATCGCCCGATCCGACCAAGAAGCACCCGGTCGGCATCCGTGACGGCGTCAACTGCGTCATCTGCCACAAGACGCCGGGGCAGATGCCGGGGCAGTGA
- a CDS encoding ISAs1 family transposase, giving the protein MEPAEPDFAALGEALVFLDYFKDMPDPRQRGKVMYSLEEVLLLCLLAVLAGAETFVDIARFGETKLDLLRRFRTFLHGTPSHDHLGDILATLDAAQFQRCFVAWVAAVTGAPADVIAIDGKTLRRSAKRDAKAAVHMVSAFAARQRLVLGQVKVADKSNEIVAIPQLLSLLSIEGAIVTIDAMGCQRAIAAQILAQKADYVLALKGNQGSLREDVELFAAEQKANGFKDTAISRHHSVDGDHGRIETRTTTVMHDVAWLRDRHDWPGLTSVVMVESMREIGAKCEQETRFYIASLASPADQLGPVIRSHWAVENSLHWIMDMVFRDDDCRVRTDHAPANFTTLKHMALNLIRKAPGKDSLRLKRKVAAWDDDFLASLLAA; this is encoded by the coding sequence ATGGAGCCAGCGGAACCGGACTTTGCCGCGCTTGGGGAAGCTCTTGTTTTCCTGGACTATTTCAAGGACATGCCCGACCCGCGCCAGCGCGGCAAGGTGATGTACTCGCTGGAGGAGGTGCTGCTGCTGTGCCTGCTGGCGGTGCTGGCCGGCGCCGAGACCTTCGTCGACATCGCAAGGTTCGGCGAGACGAAGCTCGACCTGCTGCGCCGGTTCCGCACGTTTCTCCATGGCACCCCCTCGCACGACCACCTCGGCGACATCCTCGCCACCCTCGATGCTGCGCAGTTCCAGCGTTGCTTCGTCGCCTGGGTGGCGGCGGTGACCGGGGCGCCCGCAGACGTGATCGCCATCGACGGCAAGACGCTGCGCCGCTCGGCTAAGAGGGACGCCAAGGCGGCGGTCCACATGGTGTCCGCCTTCGCGGCGCGCCAGCGCCTGGTGCTCGGCCAGGTCAAGGTGGCCGACAAGTCGAACGAGATCGTCGCCATCCCCCAACTGCTCTCCCTGCTGTCGATCGAGGGCGCCATCGTCACCATCGACGCCATGGGCTGCCAGCGCGCCATCGCCGCGCAAATCCTCGCCCAGAAGGCCGACTATGTGCTGGCCCTGAAAGGCAACCAGGGCAGCTTGCGAGAGGACGTCGAGCTGTTCGCCGCCGAGCAGAAAGCCAATGGTTTCAAGGACACAGCGATCAGCCGCCATCACAGCGTCGATGGCGATCACGGCCGCATCGAGACCCGCACCACCACGGTGATGCACGACGTGGCTTGGCTCCGAGACCGTCACGATTGGCCCGGCCTGACCAGTGTCGTCATGGTCGAAAGCATGCGCGAGATCGGCGCCAAGTGCGAGCAGGAGACCCGCTTCTACATCGCCTCGCTGGCGTCCCCGGCCGACCAGCTCGGACCCGTCATCCGCAGCCATTGGGCGGTGGAGAACAGCCTGCATTGGATCATGGACATGGTGTTCCGCGATGACGACTGCCGCGTCCGCACCGATCACGCCCCCGCCAATTTCACCACCCTCAAGCACATGGCCCTCAATCTCATCCGCAAGGCCCCGGGCAAGGATTCTCTCCGCCTCAAGCGAAAAGTCGCCGCCTGGGACGACGACTTCCTCGCAAGTCTCCTGGCAGCGTGA